In Candidatus Krumholzibacteriia bacterium, a single window of DNA contains:
- a CDS encoding PKD domain-containing protein, with protein MSRRSSRPFGVLALVALTLPLAARPLGAEEVLRLPFQPGPDFVGWVEDAFVLVLRPGTRPQVERQPDGRPRVDVPSLQRLLDTHRVQQFEALFPGAERPAPGARRPDLTGHYRVTLPAGSGREAALAAFAADPTVQRVERIGMHAVHAEPNDPYFRDSPNPNFNFDQWHYWDTHSVHVDQAWDTQTGSSGVVVAILDTGVRYFHVDLGGNSAQWGPSNPFAGGNIFINPGETPGNALDDDLNGFVDDTIGWDFVAQGGGGGVTCLDADCSGVDNSPDDGVGHGTHVAGTVSAITNNGSIVSGMAGGWSNGAPSGAGTGVKILPLRIGYLGRIGGQTTGIVRMDWAAQAMQYVAALVDHGVHVVAVNCSWSSSDTGGLGAAVDNLMAHDVMVVHSAGNSNSTVADFLGGRTDVLNVAATDKLGNGASFTNSGSWVDVAAPGVEILSTYRNPNDPNPANHYLALSDGTSMASPHIVGIAALLESCNPALTGPQKFALIVNNTDPYNDVRLLGSGIANAAEALGAASCAVACDLVANFSATPTTGCASLSVGFTDLSTGTGIVGWAWTFGDGGTSTLQNPAHLYTAAGTYAVRLIVSSASCSDTLLVPNLVTVQPPAPTAAFSALPATGEVPLLVAFTDQSAPTPSAWSWSFGDGGTSTQQNPSHTYQTPGTYDVTLIVSNPCGADTLTQAGAIVALPSTTAVPFEGGIAGTTSWAWPNPLGPSTQIFFRLEREAPVDIVIFDVGGRPVRRLTSRSFGPGVHGLPFDGSDDRGHRLASGLYVYRFSAAGRVETRKLVVSR; from the coding sequence ATGTCCAGACGTTCATCGCGACCCTTCGGGGTCCTGGCGCTCGTCGCTCTCACCCTTCCCCTCGCCGCGCGGCCGCTCGGTGCGGAGGAAGTGCTGCGCTTGCCCTTCCAACCGGGGCCGGACTTCGTCGGCTGGGTGGAGGACGCCTTCGTCCTCGTGCTCCGGCCGGGGACGCGTCCTCAGGTCGAGAGACAGCCAGACGGACGCCCGCGCGTCGATGTCCCCTCGTTGCAGCGCTTGCTCGACACGCATCGGGTGCAGCAGTTCGAAGCGCTGTTCCCCGGGGCGGAGCGGCCCGCTCCCGGCGCACGACGACCCGATCTCACCGGTCATTACCGCGTCACGCTCCCAGCAGGGAGCGGCCGCGAAGCGGCGCTGGCGGCCTTCGCCGCTGACCCGACGGTGCAGCGCGTCGAGCGCATCGGCATGCACGCAGTGCACGCCGAGCCCAACGATCCCTACTTCAGGGATTCACCGAACCCCAACTTCAACTTCGATCAGTGGCACTACTGGGACACCCATAGCGTGCACGTGGACCAGGCGTGGGATACGCAGACTGGAAGTTCCGGCGTCGTCGTCGCCATCCTCGACACCGGGGTGCGCTACTTCCACGTGGATCTCGGCGGCAACAGCGCGCAGTGGGGGCCTTCGAACCCCTTCGCCGGCGGCAACATCTTCATCAACCCGGGGGAAACGCCGGGCAACGCCCTCGACGACGATCTCAACGGCTTCGTGGACGACACGATCGGCTGGGACTTCGTGGCCCAGGGCGGCGGCGGCGGTGTCACCTGCCTCGACGCGGATTGCAGTGGCGTCGACAACAGTCCCGACGACGGCGTCGGGCACGGCACGCACGTGGCCGGCACGGTGAGCGCCATCACCAACAACGGCTCCATCGTCTCCGGCATGGCCGGCGGCTGGAGCAACGGCGCCCCCAGCGGCGCTGGCACCGGGGTCAAGATCCTGCCGCTACGCATCGGCTACCTGGGGCGCATCGGAGGCCAGACGACGGGCATCGTGCGCATGGACTGGGCGGCGCAGGCCATGCAATACGTCGCCGCTCTCGTCGACCACGGTGTGCACGTGGTGGCGGTGAACTGCTCCTGGAGTTCCTCGGATACCGGTGGTCTGGGGGCGGCAGTGGACAATCTCATGGCCCACGATGTGATGGTCGTGCACTCGGCGGGGAACAGCAACAGCACCGTCGCCGATTTCCTCGGCGGCCGGACCGACGTGCTCAACGTCGCCGCCACCGACAAGCTGGGGAACGGCGCGAGCTTCACCAATAGCGGTTCCTGGGTGGACGTGGCGGCCCCGGGCGTCGAGATCCTCAGCACCTACCGCAATCCCAACGACCCGAATCCAGCGAACCACTACCTCGCCCTTTCCGACGGCACCTCCATGGCATCGCCGCACATCGTCGGCATCGCCGCCTTGCTCGAATCGTGCAATCCGGCGCTCACGGGGCCGCAGAAGTTCGCTCTCATCGTCAACAACACCGATCCGTACAACGACGTCCGGCTCCTGGGCTCGGGGATCGCCAACGCCGCCGAGGCGCTCGGCGCCGCCAGCTGCGCGGTAGCGTGCGATCTGGTGGCGAACTTCTCCGCCACACCCACGACGGGCTGCGCCTCGCTCTCGGTGGGGTTCACCGACCTCTCCACCGGGACCGGGATCGTAGGTTGGGCCTGGACCTTCGGGGATGGCGGTACTTCGACGCTGCAGAATCCAGCGCATCTCTACACCGCGGCGGGGACGTATGCGGTGCGGCTCATCGTCTCGAGCGCGAGCTGCAGCGACACGCTCCTCGTTCCCAATTTGGTGACCGTGCAACCGCCGGCACCGACGGCGGCGTTCTCTGCACTCCCGGCCACGGGCGAAGTGCCGCTGCTCGTTGCCTTCACCGACCAGTCGGCACCGACCCCGAGCGCTTGGAGCTGGAGCTTCGGCGATGGCGGCACCTCGACGCAGCAGAACCCGTCGCACACCTATCAGACGCCGGGGACGTACGACGTGACCCTGATCGTCTCGAACCCTTGCGGGGCCGACACGCTCACCCAGGCGGGGGCCATCGTCGCCTTGCCGAGCACGACCGCGGTGCCGTTCGAGGGCGGAATTGCGGGCACGACGTCGTGGGCTTGGCCGAATCCGCTCGGCCCGAGCACGCAGATCTTCTTCCGGCTGGAAAGGGAGGCGCCGGTCGACATCGTGATCTTCGATGTGGGCGGCCGTCCGGTGCGCCGGCTCACCTCGCGCTCCTTCGGGCCGGGAGTGCACGGACTCCCCTTCGACGGCAGCGACGACCGCGGCCACCGCCTCGCTTCAGGCCTCTACGTCTACCGCTTCAGCGCCGCTGGCCGCGTCGAGACGCGGAAGCTCGTGGTCTCGCGCTGA